The Rhodobium gokarnense genome includes a region encoding these proteins:
- a CDS encoding L,D-transpeptidase family protein, whose translation MASGPTLAAETAKDAGDIAEAGRLRLVISRSEQRVDVYRGLKLVTSSRISSGKPGHATPVGVYSILEKRKWHRSNIYSGAPMPFMQRITWSGIALHAGHVPNYPASHGCIRLPKPFAQKLFGMTEVGADVILTAEPARLTPIHDANLFQPVAPDAVVSSHEEPGDAEAVPPHVALADFEYLVDRMARYQNRSTKPLRILVTRRTGRQRMMDIQSMLKELGHDPGEIDGYLGGNTGGAIQSFQRATGVAPTGMVTDELVAALHKAVGRPDIKGHLYVRQNRKPLFDAPVQIRDVEAPLGTHVFSIADFQPGETNVSWMALTVAGSHISSPREALDRIDIPDDLRARISEALMPGSSLVITDDGIGRETGRGTDFIVQPKLPTLAQN comes from the coding sequence ATGGCGTCCGGCCCCACCCTTGCGGCGGAAACGGCCAAGGATGCCGGCGACATCGCCGAAGCCGGGCGTCTGCGCCTCGTCATCTCGCGGTCCGAACAGCGGGTCGACGTCTATCGTGGGCTGAAGCTGGTCACCTCTTCGCGGATCTCGTCGGGAAAGCCCGGCCATGCGACCCCCGTCGGCGTCTACAGCATCCTGGAAAAGCGCAAATGGCACCGCTCCAACATCTATAGCGGCGCGCCGATGCCGTTCATGCAGCGCATCACCTGGTCGGGCATCGCGCTGCATGCCGGCCACGTGCCGAACTATCCGGCCTCCCATGGCTGCATCCGGCTGCCGAAGCCGTTTGCGCAGAAGCTGTTCGGCATGACCGAGGTCGGCGCCGACGTCATCCTCACCGCCGAGCCGGCGCGGCTGACGCCGATCCACGACGCAAACCTGTTCCAGCCCGTAGCGCCGGACGCGGTCGTCTCCTCGCACGAGGAGCCGGGCGATGCGGAGGCCGTGCCGCCGCATGTCGCGCTTGCCGATTTCGAATATCTCGTCGACCGCATGGCGCGCTACCAGAACCGCTCGACCAAGCCGCTCAGGATTCTTGTCACGCGGCGCACCGGGCGCCAGCGGATGATGGACATCCAGTCGATGCTGAAGGAACTCGGCCACGACCCGGGCGAGATCGACGGCTATCTCGGCGGCAATACGGGCGGCGCGATCCAGTCGTTCCAGCGCGCCACGGGCGTTGCCCCGACCGGCATGGTCACGGACGAACTCGTCGCCGCGCTGCACAAGGCGGTCGGCCGGCCGGACATCAAGGGTCACCTCTATGTGCGCCAGAACCGCAAGCCGCTGTTCGATGCGCCGGTGCAGATCCGCGACGTCGAGGCGCCGCTCGGCACCCACGTCTTCTCGATCGCGGATTTCCAGCCCGGCGAGACCAACGTCTCCTGGATGGCGCTGACGGTCGCGGGGAGCCACATCTCCAGCCCGCGCGAGGCGCTCGACCGGATCGACATCCCGGACGATCTTCGTGCCCGCATCTCCGAGGCGCTGATGCCCGGCTCCTCGCTCGTCATCACCGATGACGGCATCGGCCGCGAGACCGGCCGCGGCACCGACTTCATCGTCCAGCCGAAGCTACCGACGCTGGCGCAGAACTAG
- the alc gene encoding allantoicase: MAEIIAAAATLPDWAEGTVNLASPRLGSATVACSDDSFAVMGRMLTEAAPVFKPDVYDDFGKWMDGWETKRRRDTGHDWCIVKLGARGQIRGVDIDTSHFTGNFPPAASLWASDAETLPEGDAGWTEILSSTPLGPSAHHFAEVQNAGPWRWLRLNIFPDGGIARLRVYGTVVADWSGDATAELSALKNGGRIVAYNDAHFGNVQAILTEGRGANMGDGWETRRRREPGNDWIIVQLGAAGIVEKIEVDTAHFRGNYPDRCSLQAMLAGAHDDAAITVQSVNWPLLMGEKKLQADTVHTFEAADLADLGPVSHVKLNIFPDGGISRLRIFGKKA, translated from the coding sequence ATGGCAGAGATCATCGCCGCCGCCGCAACGCTTCCGGACTGGGCCGAAGGCACCGTCAACCTTGCCTCGCCGCGCCTCGGCAGTGCGACCGTTGCCTGCTCCGACGATTCCTTTGCCGTCATGGGCCGGATGCTCACTGAGGCCGCCCCCGTCTTCAAGCCGGACGTCTACGACGACTTCGGCAAATGGATGGACGGCTGGGAGACCAAGCGCCGGCGCGACACCGGACACGACTGGTGCATCGTGAAGCTCGGCGCGCGGGGACAAATCCGCGGCGTCGACATCGACACCTCCCACTTCACCGGCAATTTTCCTCCGGCTGCTTCTCTCTGGGCGTCGGACGCCGAGACGCTGCCGGAGGGCGACGCCGGCTGGACGGAAATTCTCTCTTCCACGCCGCTCGGCCCCTCGGCGCACCATTTCGCCGAGGTCCAGAATGCCGGCCCCTGGCGCTGGCTCCGGCTCAACATCTTTCCCGACGGCGGCATCGCCCGGCTCCGGGTCTACGGAACCGTCGTCGCCGACTGGTCCGGCGACGCAACGGCCGAGCTTTCGGCGTTGAAGAACGGCGGCCGCATCGTCGCCTACAACGATGCCCATTTCGGCAACGTCCAGGCGATCCTGACGGAAGGCCGCGGCGCCAACATGGGCGACGGCTGGGAGACGCGGCGTCGCCGCGAGCCCGGCAACGACTGGATCATCGTGCAACTCGGCGCTGCCGGCATTGTCGAGAAGATCGAGGTCGACACGGCCCATTTCCGCGGCAACTACCCGGACCGCTGCTCGCTGCAGGCGATGCTGGCCGGCGCCCATGACGATGCCGCGATCACCGTCCAGTCCGTCAACTGGCCGCTCCTGATGGGCGAGAAAAAGCTTCAGGCCGACACGGTGCACACCTTCGAGGCCGCGGACCTTGCCGACCTCGGCCCTGTCAGCCACGTCAAGCTCAACATCTTTCCCGACGGCGGCATCAGCCGGCTGCGCATCTTCGGCAAAAAGGCATGA
- a CDS encoding ureidoglycolate lyase yields MRDLVPEPLTRDAFAPFGTVIETAGAKSFQINEGFATRYHALASADPGDGGTAILSIFRGRRRPDPIRIAMLERHPLASQAFVPLSAHDWLVVVAEEPRAESLRCFHARGDQGVQYARGVWHHPLLVLAPEQDFLVVDRDGPGGNLEERTLDAEAYVRI; encoded by the coding sequence ATGAGGGACCTCGTTCCCGAACCGCTGACGCGCGACGCCTTCGCGCCCTTCGGCACGGTGATCGAGACGGCGGGTGCCAAGTCGTTCCAGATCAACGAGGGCTTCGCCACCCGCTACCACGCCCTCGCCAGCGCCGACCCCGGCGACGGGGGCACGGCGATCCTCTCCATTTTCCGCGGCCGACGCCGCCCCGATCCGATCCGCATCGCCATGCTGGAACGCCACCCGCTGGCCAGCCAGGCGTTCGTGCCGCTCTCGGCCCATGACTGGCTCGTCGTCGTCGCCGAGGAACCGCGCGCGGAGTCCCTGCGCTGCTTCCATGCCCGCGGCGATCAGGGCGTCCAGTACGCCCGCGGTGTCTGGCACCACCCGCTCCTGGTGCTCGCCCCAGAGCAGGATTTTCTCGTCGTCGACCGAGATGGGCCGGGCGGGAACCTTGAGGAGCGCACCCTCGACGCGGAGGCATATGTGCGGATTTAG
- a CDS encoding 8-oxoguanine deaminase yields the protein MTRTLIKNADVVVTMDAARREISGGRVLVEDGVIVAVGEGIAAEAVDETIDASGCVVTPGLVNTHHHLFQTLVRAVPGGQDALLFGWLKTLYPIFLKMTPEDFFVSAQVGLAELALSGCTMSSDHQYIFPNGAKLEDTVAAATSIGVRFHATRGSMSVGESAGGLPPDRLTEAEPDILKDCERVVDALHDPADGAMVRVALAPCSPFSVSTGLMKETAELARQKGVMLHTHLAENDEDIDYSLETFGCRPGDYAESLGWTGDDVWHAHCVKLDGSEIDLFSRSGTGVAHCPCSNCRLGSGIAPVRQMRDAGVKVGLGVDGSASNDSGHMLSEARQALLLQRVKNGADAMSAREALEIATLGGARVLGRHDCGSIDVGKRADIAIWDISGLAAAGSWDPVAALVLCGPFGVRDLLVEGRRVVSGGVLTGVDLGAVLEAAKGRVARLMG from the coding sequence GTGACGCGAACCCTCATCAAAAATGCCGACGTCGTCGTCACCATGGACGCGGCACGCCGCGAAATTTCCGGCGGCAGGGTGCTCGTCGAGGACGGGGTGATCGTCGCCGTCGGCGAAGGGATTGCGGCCGAGGCCGTCGACGAGACCATCGATGCCTCCGGCTGCGTCGTCACGCCGGGGCTCGTCAACACCCACCATCACCTGTTCCAGACGCTGGTGCGCGCCGTTCCGGGCGGCCAGGACGCGCTCCTCTTCGGCTGGCTGAAGACGCTCTATCCGATCTTCCTGAAAATGACGCCGGAGGATTTCTTTGTCTCGGCCCAGGTCGGGCTCGCCGAGCTGGCGCTTTCCGGCTGCACCATGAGTTCCGACCACCAGTACATTTTTCCGAACGGGGCGAAGCTGGAGGATACGGTCGCGGCGGCGACAAGCATCGGCGTCCGGTTCCATGCGACGCGCGGTTCCATGAGCGTCGGCGAGAGTGCGGGCGGCCTGCCGCCGGACCGGCTGACCGAGGCCGAGCCCGATATCCTGAAGGACTGCGAGCGGGTGGTCGACGCCCTCCACGATCCGGCCGACGGCGCGATGGTGCGGGTGGCACTCGCCCCTTGCTCGCCCTTTTCCGTCTCCACCGGCCTCATGAAGGAGACGGCGGAGCTTGCCCGGCAAAAGGGCGTGATGCTCCACACCCATCTCGCCGAGAACGACGAGGACATCGACTATTCGCTGGAGACATTCGGCTGCCGGCCGGGGGACTATGCGGAAAGCCTCGGCTGGACCGGCGATGACGTCTGGCATGCCCACTGCGTCAAGCTCGACGGGTCCGAGATCGACCTCTTTTCCCGCTCCGGCACGGGCGTCGCCCACTGCCCCTGCTCCAACTGCCGGCTCGGCTCGGGCATCGCCCCTGTCCGCCAGATGCGCGATGCGGGCGTCAAGGTCGGCCTCGGCGTCGACGGCTCGGCCAGCAACGACAGTGGTCACATGCTCTCCGAGGCGCGCCAGGCGCTGCTCTTGCAGCGGGTGAAGAACGGCGCCGATGCGATGTCCGCCCGCGAGGCGCTGGAGATCGCGACGCTCGGCGGCGCAAGGGTTCTGGGCCGGCACGATTGCGGGTCGATCGACGTCGGCAAGCGCGCGGACATCGCGATCTGGGATATTTCCGGGCTTGCGGCCGCCGGGTCGTGGGATCCGGTCGCCGCGCTGGTGTTGTGTGGGCCGTTTGGCGTTCGTGACCTCTTGGTGGAGGGACGGCGGGTGGTTTCCGGTGGCGTGCTGACGGGGGTCGATCTGGGAGCGGTTCTGGAAGCGGCGAAGGGGCGGGTCGCGCGGTTGATGGGGTGA
- the xdhA gene encoding xanthine dehydrogenase small subunit has protein sequence MTAIRREIRFLLNDDEIRLTEVGPNDTLLDHIRLARRLTGTKEGCAEGDCGACTVLVGRLTAKGLRYEPVNACIRLLASVDRCHVVTVEHLAGPDGLHPVQQAMVSEHASQCGFCTPGIVMSLYALWLSVPEPGEAEIETALQGNLCRCTGYQPIVDAAKAACALGNPAEDALVTNREAIAAKLKSFDGARVEVEKDGARAFLPADLEDFAELRADMPEATIVAGATDVGLWVTKEMRDISPAVFVGHLAELKEITEDDAGLTLGAAVTYSEAAASVRRMFPHLAEFWPRIGGWQIRNMGTVGGNIANGSPIGDTPPVLIALGARVILRHREERRILELEDFFLDYGKQDRKPGDFLEAIHIPRPAPDTLNAAYKISKRRDEDISAVCGAFSLRLDGGTVGSIRIAFGGMAATPKRASRVEAALEGKPWTEETVAKAANAFAEDFSPISDWRASSDYRALIARNLLLRFLYETSEVGEPVQLSAMPVPEAAGWM, from the coding sequence ATGACCGCCATCCGCCGCGAGATCCGCTTCCTTCTCAACGACGACGAGATCCGCCTCACAGAAGTCGGACCGAACGACACGCTGCTCGACCACATTCGCCTTGCCCGCCGCCTTACCGGCACCAAGGAGGGCTGCGCGGAGGGCGACTGCGGCGCCTGCACGGTGCTGGTCGGCCGGCTGACGGCAAAGGGGCTCCGGTACGAGCCGGTCAATGCTTGCATCCGCCTGCTCGCCTCCGTCGACCGCTGCCATGTGGTGACGGTGGAGCATCTGGCGGGCCCCGATGGCCTCCACCCGGTGCAGCAGGCGATGGTTTCCGAGCACGCCAGCCAGTGTGGCTTCTGTACCCCCGGCATCGTCATGTCGCTCTATGCCCTCTGGCTGTCGGTGCCCGAGCCCGGCGAGGCGGAGATCGAGACGGCGCTGCAGGGCAATCTCTGCCGCTGCACCGGCTACCAGCCCATCGTCGACGCCGCAAAGGCCGCCTGCGCCCTCGGCAACCCGGCCGAGGATGCGTTGGTCACGAACCGCGAAGCGATCGCCGCAAAGCTCAAATCCTTCGACGGCGCGCGCGTCGAGGTCGAGAAAGACGGCGCCCGCGCCTTCCTGCCCGCCGACCTTGAGGATTTTGCCGAACTCCGCGCGGACATGCCCGAAGCAACCATCGTCGCCGGCGCCACCGATGTCGGCCTCTGGGTCACCAAGGAAATGCGCGACATCTCGCCGGCGGTCTTTGTCGGTCATCTGGCAGAGTTGAAGGAGATCACGGAAGACGACGCGGGCCTTACCCTCGGCGCCGCCGTCACCTACTCCGAGGCCGCGGCTTCGGTCCGGCGCATGTTCCCGCACCTTGCCGAATTCTGGCCGCGCATCGGCGGCTGGCAGATCCGCAATATGGGGACGGTCGGCGGCAACATCGCCAACGGCTCGCCGATCGGCGACACCCCGCCGGTGCTGATCGCCCTTGGTGCCCGTGTGATCCTCCGCCACCGCGAGGAGCGCCGGATTCTTGAGCTCGAAGACTTCTTCCTCGACTACGGCAAGCAGGACAGAAAACCCGGCGATTTCCTGGAAGCCATCCACATCCCCCGGCCGGCCCCCGACACCCTCAACGCCGCCTACAAGATTTCCAAGCGCCGCGACGAGGATATTTCCGCGGTCTGCGGCGCGTTCTCGCTGCGGCTCGACGGCGGCACGGTCGGGTCTATTCGCATCGCCTTCGGCGGCATGGCGGCAACGCCGAAGCGGGCAAGCAGGGTCGAAGCGGCGCTTGAGGGCAAGCCCTGGACGGAAGAAACCGTCGCCAAGGCCGCCAACGCCTTCGCCGAGGATTTCTCGCCGATCAGCGACTGGCGGGCATCGAGCGACTACCGCGCCCTCATCGCCCGCAACCTCCTCCTTCGCTTCTTATATGAAACCTCGGAGGTCGGCGAGCCCGTCCAACTGTCCGCCATGCCTGTCCCGGAGGCCGCCGGATGGATGTAA
- the xdhB gene encoding xanthine dehydrogenase molybdopterin binding subunit: MDVKIRGGVHAPEKHDSAEKHVTGRADYADDIAAPEGTLHAALGLSTVARGRIKGLDLSDAKTFPGVVGVLTARDIPGVNDVSSTGRHDDPVFAEDEISFHGQPVFAVIAETREAARRAAKMARMDVEELPHVIDVADARDAGYPNVTEPLTLQRGEVGPALDAAPHRLKGTMRVGGQDHFYLESHIALAIPGEDDEVTVVSSTQHPSEVQHMVAHVLGVPSNAVTVTVRRMGGGFGGKETQSSLFAAVAAVAAKKYGRAVKLRPDRDEDMVATGKRHDFLIDYDVGFDDDGRVLAVSGDFAARCGFSADLSGPVTDRALFHADNAYYYPTVRLTSRPLKTDTVSNTAFRGFGGPQGVIAAERIMEEISYALGKDPLEVRKANFYGVGERDVTPYHQTVADSILERIVGELEDDADYAARREAVLAHNAGHRILKKGIALTPVKFGISFTATWFNQAGALVHVYNDGSIHLNHGGTEMGQGLFVKVAQVVADCFQVDLDRVKITGTTTAKVPNTSATAASSGTDLNAMAAKAAAEEIKERLVAFAVESFDVPADQVAFEPNTVRVGNTRFPFPEFIKKAYLGRVHLSAAGFYKTPDIHWDRAAGKGRPFYYFAYGAAVSEVSVDTLTGEYRVDRVDILHDVGRSLNPAIDRGQVEGAFIQGMGWLTTEELWWDDKGRLRTHAPSTYKIPLASDRPRVFNVRLAEWSENREPTIRRSKAVGEPPFMLAISVLEALSMAVASTAGYRVCPRLDAPATPERVLMAIERLRGAKK; encoded by the coding sequence ATGGATGTAAAAATCCGCGGCGGCGTCCATGCGCCGGAAAAACATGACTCCGCCGAAAAGCATGTCACCGGCCGGGCCGACTACGCCGACGACATCGCCGCGCCGGAGGGCACGCTGCACGCGGCGCTCGGCCTGTCGACCGTCGCCCGCGGCCGGATCAAAGGCCTCGACCTGTCCGACGCAAAAACCTTTCCCGGCGTCGTCGGCGTTCTCACGGCGCGCGACATTCCCGGCGTCAACGACGTCTCCTCCACCGGCCGTCATGACGATCCGGTGTTCGCCGAGGACGAAATTTCGTTCCACGGCCAGCCGGTCTTTGCTGTCATCGCGGAAACCCGCGAGGCAGCGCGGCGGGCGGCGAAGATGGCGCGCATGGATGTCGAGGAACTGCCCCACGTCATCGATGTCGCCGATGCCAGGGACGCCGGATACCCCAACGTCACCGAGCCGCTGACGCTGCAGCGCGGCGAGGTCGGCCCGGCGCTGGATGCGGCCCCGCATCGCCTCAAAGGGACCATGCGGGTCGGCGGCCAGGATCACTTTTATCTGGAAAGCCACATCGCGCTCGCCATTCCCGGCGAGGACGACGAGGTGACGGTCGTCTCCTCCACCCAGCATCCGAGCGAGGTCCAGCACATGGTCGCCCATGTGCTCGGCGTGCCGTCGAACGCGGTGACCGTCACCGTGCGCCGCATGGGCGGCGGCTTCGGCGGCAAGGAGACCCAGTCCTCGCTGTTCGCCGCCGTCGCCGCGGTGGCGGCGAAGAAATACGGGCGCGCGGTCAAGCTCCGCCCCGACCGCGACGAGGACATGGTGGCCACCGGCAAGCGCCACGATTTTTTGATCGACTACGATGTCGGCTTCGACGACGACGGCCGCGTGCTGGCCGTTTCCGGCGACTTCGCCGCCCGCTGCGGGTTTTCCGCCGACCTCTCCGGCCCGGTGACCGACCGCGCGCTCTTCCACGCCGACAATGCCTATTACTATCCGACTGTGCGCCTGACCTCCCGGCCGCTGAAGACCGATACCGTCTCCAACACCGCGTTCCGCGGCTTCGGCGGGCCGCAGGGCGTGATCGCGGCCGAGCGCATCATGGAGGAGATTTCATACGCGCTGGGCAAGGACCCGCTGGAGGTCCGCAAGGCCAATTTCTACGGGGTGGGGGAGCGCGACGTCACGCCCTACCACCAGACCGTCGCCGACAGCATTCTGGAGCGGATCGTCGGCGAACTGGAGGACGACGCCGACTACGCGGCGCGCCGCGAGGCGGTCCTCGCCCACAACGCAGGCCACCGGATCCTCAAGAAGGGCATTGCGCTCACGCCCGTGAAATTCGGCATTTCCTTCACGGCCACCTGGTTCAACCAGGCCGGCGCGCTGGTCCATGTCTATAACGATGGCTCGATCCACCTGAACCATGGCGGCACGGAGATGGGTCAGGGCCTCTTCGTCAAGGTCGCCCAGGTCGTCGCAGACTGCTTCCAGGTCGATCTCGACCGGGTGAAGATCACCGGCACGACGACGGCCAAGGTCCCCAACACCTCGGCGACGGCGGCCTCCTCCGGCACCGACCTCAACGCCATGGCGGCAAAGGCGGCGGCGGAAGAAATCAAGGAGCGGCTCGTCGCCTTCGCCGTGGAGAGCTTCGACGTGCCGGCCGACCAGGTGGCGTTCGAGCCGAACACGGTCCGCGTCGGCAACACGCGGTTTCCGTTCCCCGAGTTCATCAAGAAGGCCTATCTCGGCCGGGTGCATCTCTCCGCCGCGGGCTTCTACAAGACGCCGGACATCCATTGGGACCGGGCGGCCGGAAAAGGCCGGCCGTTCTACTATTTCGCCTATGGCGCGGCGGTCTCCGAGGTCAGCGTCGACACGCTGACCGGCGAATACCGGGTCGACCGGGTCGATATCCTCCACGACGTCGGCCGCTCCCTCAATCCGGCCATCGACCGGGGGCAGGTCGAGGGCGCGTTCATCCAGGGCATGGGCTGGCTGACGACGGAGGAGCTGTGGTGGGACGACAAGGGGCGGCTGCGGACCCACGCCCCGTCCACCTACAAGATCCCGCTCGCCTCCGACCGGCCGCGCGTCTTCAACGTGCGGCTTGCGGAGTGGTCGGAAAACCGCGAGCCGACCATCCGCCGCTCCAAGGCCGTCGGCGAGCCGCCCTTCATGCTGGCGATCTCGGTGCTTGAGGCCCTGTCGATGGCAGTAGCCTCGACGGCCGGCTATCGCGTCTGCCCACGGCTCGATGCGCCGGCAACACCGGAACGGGTGCTGATGGCGATCGAGCGGCTAAGGGGGGCAAAAAAATGA
- the xdhC gene encoding xanthine dehydrogenase accessory protein XdhC: MIVSPSALDAFLGASDKIALVRLAVAKGSTPRAAGTWMLVSEEAMLGTIGGGQMEFLAIDTARKLLGEAGSQSPVLDLALGPEIGQCCGGRVTLKVVLLGADEEAAIRAEVAANADALPSVYVFGAGHVGRALVKALALLPVRAVLVDSREEELDRAGPEAEKQLTALPEEVVRAAKPGSAFVGMTHEHSLDFLIVREALLRGDAAYVGMIGSKTKRASFERYSARQEPTVDAARLVCPIGAQGSRDKRPEVIAAFVAAEVIAVLTAETAATPAETAGA; this comes from the coding sequence ATGATCGTCTCGCCCTCGGCCCTCGATGCCTTCCTCGGCGCCTCGGACAAGATCGCGCTGGTCCGGCTCGCCGTCGCCAAGGGCTCCACGCCCCGCGCCGCCGGGACCTGGATGCTGGTGTCGGAAGAGGCCATGCTCGGCACCATCGGCGGCGGCCAGATGGAATTTCTGGCCATCGATACGGCGCGAAAGCTGCTGGGCGAGGCAGGTTCGCAAAGCCCGGTCCTCGACCTCGCCCTCGGCCCGGAGATCGGCCAGTGCTGCGGCGGCCGTGTGACGCTGAAGGTAGTGCTTCTCGGCGCCGACGAGGAGGCCGCGATCCGCGCGGAGGTCGCGGCGAATGCCGACGCCCTGCCGTCGGTCTACGTTTTCGGCGCCGGCCATGTGGGCCGCGCGCTGGTAAAGGCGCTGGCGCTGCTGCCCGTCCGCGCTGTCCTCGTCGACAGCCGCGAGGAAGAACTGGACCGCGCCGGTCCCGAGGCGGAAAAGCAGCTAACGGCCTTGCCGGAAGAGGTCGTGCGCGCGGCCAAGCCCGGCAGCGCCTTCGTCGGCATGACCCACGAACATTCCCTCGATTTCCTCATCGTCCGCGAGGCGCTCCTGCGCGGCGATGCCGCCTATGTCGGCATGATCGGCTCCAAGACCAAGCGGGCGAGTTTTGAGCGCTATTCCGCGCGGCAGGAGCCGACAGTCGATGCCGCGCGCCTCGTCTGCCCGATCGGCGCGCAAGGGAGTCGCGACAAGCGCCCGGAGGTGATAGCGGCCTTCGTCGCCGCGGAGGTGATTGCGGTGCTGACGGCGGAGACGGCAGCGACACCGGCGGAGACCGCCGGCGCCTGA
- a CDS encoding uracil-xanthine permease family protein, whose protein sequence is MAEYAESIGTPEQLRDPDYTPPLATAVPLGIQHVLAMFVSNVTPAIIVAGAAGFGFGSNSPAFPNLIYMIQMSMLFAGVATLFQTIGFGPVGARLPIVQGTSFAFIPIMIPIVAGKGVEAMAPLMGGVLIGGMFHACLAPFIGKIRFALPPLVTGLVVTMIGLALVKVGIQYAAGGVPAIGKPEYGSLQNWSVALIVIVVTLAVKFFTRGILSVAAVLVGLIAGYIVAYFLGMVSFNNVANAAVFALPDPFHFGFEFSLAAVIGFCLMAVISAIETVGDVSGITKGGAGREATTEEIRGATFADGLGSAVAGVFGALPNTSFSQNVGLIAMTGVMSRHVVTIGAVFLIVAGLIPKIGAIVSTIPIEVLGGGVIVMFGMVVAAGISMLADVDWDRRSMVIFAISISIGLGLQLEPGALQHLPGTAKVLLTSGLLPAAFLAIILNLVLPQPLSGEATEEISGGMAGHRNDPE, encoded by the coding sequence ATGGCCGAATACGCAGAGTCCATCGGGACCCCGGAGCAATTGCGCGATCCGGACTACACGCCGCCGCTGGCGACCGCCGTGCCGCTCGGCATCCAGCACGTGCTGGCGATGTTCGTCAGCAACGTGACGCCGGCGATCATCGTTGCCGGCGCCGCCGGCTTCGGCTTCGGCTCCAACTCGCCGGCCTTCCCCAACCTCATCTACATGATCCAGATGTCGATGCTCTTTGCCGGCGTCGCCACCCTGTTCCAGACCATCGGCTTCGGTCCCGTTGGCGCAAGGCTTCCCATCGTCCAGGGCACCAGCTTCGCCTTCATTCCGATCATGATCCCGATCGTTGCCGGCAAGGGGGTGGAGGCGATGGCGCCGCTGATGGGCGGCGTCCTCATCGGCGGCATGTTCCACGCCTGCCTTGCCCCCTTCATCGGCAAGATCCGTTTCGCCCTGCCGCCGCTCGTCACCGGCCTCGTCGTCACCATGATCGGGCTGGCGCTGGTCAAGGTCGGCATCCAGTACGCCGCCGGCGGGGTGCCGGCCATCGGCAAGCCGGAATATGGCAGCCTGCAGAACTGGTCCGTGGCGCTGATCGTCATCGTCGTGACGCTGGCCGTGAAATTCTTCACCCGCGGCATCCTCTCCGTCGCCGCCGTCCTCGTCGGGCTCATCGCCGGCTACATCGTTGCCTATTTCCTGGGCATGGTGAGCTTCAACAATGTCGCAAATGCCGCCGTTTTCGCCCTGCCCGATCCGTTCCATTTCGGCTTCGAGTTCAGCCTCGCCGCCGTGATCGGCTTCTGCCTGATGGCCGTCATCTCCGCCATCGAGACCGTCGGCGACGTCTCCGGCATCACCAAGGGCGGGGCGGGCCGCGAGGCGACGACGGAGGAAATCCGCGGCGCCACCTTCGCCGACGGCCTCGGCTCGGCCGTCGCCGGCGTCTTCGGCGCGCTGCCCAACACCTCGTTCTCCCAGAATGTCGGCCTCATCGCCATGACCGGCGTGATGAGCCGGCACGTCGTCACCATCGGCGCGGTCTTTCTCATCGTCGCCGGCCTCATCCCGAAAATCGGAGCGATCGTCTCTACCATCCCGATCGAGGTCCTCGGCGGCGGCGTCATCGTCATGTTCGGCATGGTCGTCGCCGCCGGCATCTCCATGCTCGCCGACGTCGACTGGGACCGGCGCAGCATGGTGATCTTCGCGATCTCCATCTCCATCGGCCTCGGCCTGCAGCTCGAACCCGGTGCGCTGCAGCACCTGCCGGGAACGGCCAAGGTGCTGCTGACCTCCGGCCTCCTGCCGGCCGCGTTCCTCGCCATCATCCTCAACCTCGTCCTGCCGCAGCCGCTCTCCGGCGAGGCAACGGAGGAGATTTCCGGCGGCATGGCCGGGCACCGGAATGATCCGGAATGA